A genomic stretch from Achromobacter spanius includes:
- the pmbA gene encoding metalloprotease PmbA: MVKSSSSLPLAANHARFSELVEQTLAYARQIGASDAAAEVSESLGLSVAVRKNDIETVEQTRDRSLDLTVYAGQSRGSASTSDFSEAALRQTVEAAWHIARHTAADPAAGLPDADQLATEFPNLDLHHAWTVSTEEAAELALRAERAAREVDPRITNTDGATVGTYEGQFVMGNSRGFLGGYPYSRHSLSVAPIAGRGNGMQRDYWYTSERDPANLASPESIGRYAAERTLSRLSARRIRTGKFPVLFEAPLALGLVGALTQAVNGGALYRKASFLLDALGKPIFPKHINLTEDPHIPGAMGSSPFDDEGVRTRRRNVVSAGVLEGYFLSSYTARKLGMATTGNAGGSHNLVFSSTQTKRGDDFEAMLKKMGTGFLVTELIGQGVNYVTGDYSRGAFGYWVENGKIQHAVQEITIAGNLADMFQQIVAVGADTISRGTKTTGSILIEQMAIAGT, encoded by the coding sequence ATGGTTAAATCCTCCTCATCCCTGCCGCTGGCGGCGAATCACGCGCGTTTTTCCGAACTCGTCGAACAAACCCTAGCCTACGCGCGCCAGATCGGCGCCTCGGACGCGGCGGCGGAAGTCTCGGAAAGCCTGGGGCTGTCGGTCGCAGTCCGCAAGAACGACATCGAGACCGTTGAGCAGACGCGCGATCGCTCACTGGACCTGACGGTCTACGCCGGCCAGAGCCGTGGCTCCGCCTCGACCTCCGACTTTTCCGAAGCCGCCCTGCGCCAGACGGTCGAGGCCGCCTGGCACATCGCCCGCCACACCGCCGCCGACCCGGCCGCCGGCTTGCCCGACGCCGATCAGTTGGCCACTGAATTTCCCAATCTTGACCTGCACCACGCCTGGACGGTTTCCACCGAGGAAGCCGCTGAACTGGCGTTGCGCGCCGAGCGTGCCGCGCGTGAAGTCGATCCGCGCATCACCAACACCGACGGCGCCACCGTGGGTACCTACGAAGGCCAGTTCGTGATGGGCAACAGCCGCGGCTTCCTGGGCGGCTACCCCTATTCGCGGCACAGCCTGTCCGTGGCCCCCATTGCCGGCCGTGGCAATGGCATGCAGCGCGACTACTGGTACACGTCCGAACGCGATCCCGCCAATCTGGCGTCGCCCGAGTCCATCGGCCGTTATGCCGCCGAGCGCACCTTGTCGCGCCTGTCGGCTCGCCGCATCCGCACCGGCAAGTTTCCGGTGCTGTTCGAGGCTCCGCTGGCGCTGGGCCTTGTGGGCGCGCTGACCCAAGCCGTCAATGGCGGGGCGCTGTACCGCAAGGCCAGCTTTCTGCTGGACGCGCTGGGCAAGCCCATCTTCCCCAAGCACATCAACCTGACCGAAGACCCGCATATCCCCGGCGCCATGGGCAGTTCGCCTTTCGACGACGAAGGCGTGCGAACCCGTCGCCGCAACGTCGTGTCGGCGGGCGTGCTGGAAGGCTATTTCCTGTCCAGCTACACGGCGCGCAAGCTGGGCATGGCCACCACAGGCAACGCCGGCGGCTCGCACAACCTGGTGTTCAGCTCCACGCAGACCAAGCGCGGTGACGACTTCGAAGCCATGCTCAAGAAGATGGGTACGGGCTTTCTGGTTACCGAACTGATCGGGCAGGGCGTCAACTACGTCACGGGCGACTACTCGCGTGGCGCGTTCGGCTACTGGGTGGAAAACGGCAAGATCCAGCACGCCGTCCAGGAAATCACCATCGCCGGCAATCTGGCCGACATGTTCCAGCAGATCGTGGCAGTGGGCGCGGACACGATCTCGCGCGGCACGAAGACCACGGGTTCGATCTTGATCGAGCAAATGGCGATTGCAGGGACCTGA